Genomic window (Mycobacteriales bacterium):
CTACCGGCGTCTTGGCGTGCCAGGACTGGACCGGCTGGAGGGGACAAGTGTCTACTACGCCGCCACCATGCAGGAGGCTCAGTTGTGTCGCGCCGATCCGGTCGCGATCGTCGGTGGTGGGAACTCCGCGGGCCAGGCTGCGCTGTTTCTCGCCGGTTTCACACCGCGGGTGTACCAGATCGTGCGCGGTGACGACCTCGGCGAGAACATGTCGCGGTATCTGGTCGATCAGGTCGAACGCAACCCCAAGATCACGGTCCTGCTGCACAGCAAGGTCGAGGGTGTGGTTGGCAACGATTCCCTCGAGTCGCTCATCGTGACGGACAACGATTCCGGAGACAGGCAGACGTTGGATGCCCGCGCGCTGTTCGTGTTCATCGGGGCCCGGCCGCACACATCCTGGCTCGCCGACGTCGTGGCGCTCGACGAAGACGGCTTCATCCGTACCGGAGCCGACCTCGGCGATCTCTCCGATTCGCCCGATTGGAACGATGCTGGCCGCCGGCCCATGGTGTTGGAAACCAGCCGGCCTGGGGTGTTCGCTGCCGGCGACGTCCGACGAGGGTCGGTCAAACGAGTGGCCTCCGCCGTCGGAGAGGGAGCGATGGCGATCCAGCTCCTGGTCGAGTATCTCGACGTATCGCGCACTCAGAACGGGCATGGGCCGTCACATGCGCCCATCGAGCGCCGACAAGGAGTGTGACGAAATGGCCGTCATGGGTGTGGCCAAGTTCGAGCGGTTCTTCCGCCGAGCCGCGGGCCTGGATGTGCACAAGAACGATCTGAAGCGCTACAACGACTTCGTCAACCAGAAACTCTACGACCTGTTCGTGATGGCCAGAGGAACGGCGAAGGCCAACGATCGGGACGTGATCCAGCCCCGGGACCTCCCGATTACGAAGGGACTCCAGGATTCGATGCACCGGTTCCGGGAACTCGACGAGGAGATCGAGTTGCAGCCGCTGCTGGACCAGATCGCCGCACGACCGCCGCTCGAAATCGCCGTGCACGAGGATACGGACGCCAGGCTGCCCGAGGTCGCCGGCGGGGTCAGCTTCGCGCTCGCGCGGGTCTTCAAGATCGTTTACCCGAAGAAGAAGAGCCCTAGCAGCGAGGACTGGGAGACGGTCTTCGAAGTATTCGACCAGCTGATCTGATGCATCCCGATAGCGCACGATGTCGGCTGTCGCGTCGCGGCGGCAAGATCTGCCTGTCGCGATCCGTCCAGGTTGAGCGCAACGTACGGGAGGGAGTGGGATGAACGCAATTTCGTGGCAGCAGTCAGTCCTCAGTGCGGGGATAACGCTCGTCATTGGCGGGCTGTTCGTCGCCTTGGTGATCCGGTGGGAGGGCAGAGCCCGGAGCGGTTACCGATCCAGGGGCCTTCCCAACCAAGTGGCGCGGCGCGTCAACTCCGTTCGGCTAGCCGTCGACGCGGACGACTGGGAAGCGACGGCGGTGGCGCTGCGCCACATCGCGGACGAACTGGACCGCGCGGCGGCGAGGGCCAAGGAAACCATCGGCGCTCGGCGGTCCACGCGGAGGATCCACTAGCTACTCGTCGGTGGCGTGACCGTCGGTCTGATGCTGGCGCTGACGCTGTCGTTGTCGTACGCCGTATGCTGCGCGTCGTACCACACTGTCGTCCTCGAACCCAGAACCCAGGGCCCCCCCGATCAGGGACGCCGACGACAGGAACCAGACGATCGCGAGCTCGTCGGACCACCGCGGCGCATGGGACAGCGCATGCGCAAGAACACCATGATCGAGTAGCAGCAACTCCACGGCGAAGAGGACGACGAAGAGCATGGCGTACAGGCACAGCACCCCGACGAGGAGCGTGATGACCGTGGTGGTGTTGTAGAGCACGGCCCGAGCCCTCGCGGTGCGGTACGTCGGTCGCTCCCACAGCTCGTGGTCGATGATCAGCCACGCCACGAGGACGCCCACCGAGATGACCGCGAGAAGGACCTGACGTAACCCTCCGAGCGCGGCACCGAGTTGCCAGGCCGTGTCGTTGATCAGCCCGTAGGCAGCCGTCGCGAATACACCGACCAGCGACCGCGACAGGCCAAGGAAAAGCCGCCACGGTTGGTTGGCGCGGACCATCCCCGCCACCATCCGGGTCGTGCCCAGCAGCGGAGATCCGACCAGCCGTATCCCGCGTTGCTCGCCGTCCGCTGCCGGGAGGAATTGCGCTGATAACGACCTGCGCCGCCGAAGTGCCGGACTCGGTCCGTCGTCCGAGACGGTCAGCTCGGCGACTAGTCCGACGACCGCTTCCCGGACGTTGCGATACAGCCGCCAAACGCCCAGCGTCGGGATGGAGACGAGCGCAAGCCGGTGCTTGTTGTCGATCTCGGCCGCGACCGGACGCAGTCCCGATCGCCGTGGTAGGTCGGTGAGGAACACACCGACATCCCATTCCTCGGCCGGCATCTGCTCCGCGACGACATCCACCAGGTCGGTGACGTCGAGTTGTTCGTCGCCGACGAGGGGCGCGGTGACGGTGCGCACCCGCCATTCGACATCAGCGGACAGCCGTCGTGCCAGCAGCTCGGGTAGCTCATTGGCGAGCCGACTTGCCAGCTCCGCCGGCAGGTCGGGATCGCTGACGAGAAAGACCCGCACCACTTCGTTCACCCGATCTGCGATCTCCTTCGGGGGTTCGTATTCGACGTTCCGGATTGGTGTACGCGGACACATTGTTCCACGGCGATGAATACCGTCGAGCACTCGCCGAGAGCCGATCGCACCATCTCGCACAAAGGCCCCGAAGCGGCCGGACGGCTGCACCGCTGCAGTTCGACTGTGCGGCGCCGTCGGCGTCACTCGCCCTGGGAGGTCTGCCGGGTGAGCCAGGGTTGGCACCCGTGGGGTGAAGAGATCACCAGGCGATCCCGGCATGGTGTGGCGCACCTGATAGATGGGCGACCCGGGCCGCGGGGAGGACGGACGAAAGGAGGCGTCGACGGTGGTCACCGACGCCCGCCTCGGCACCATTCGTACGAAGATCCCTGCACGTCTGGACCGACTGCCGTGGTCACGATTCCATTGGCGGATCGTCCTCGGCCTGGGAATGGTTTGGATTCTCGACGGTCTCGAAGTCACCATCGTCGGGTCGATCGGCTCGCGGTTGACCGAGAAGGGTAGCGGCATCCACCTGACCGCCACCTCGATCGGAACCGCTGCCGCGATATACGTCGCGGGTGCCTGTGTGGGCGCATTGCTCTTCGGTCAGCTCACCGACCGCCATGGGCGCAAGAAGCTGATGATCATCACGCTCGCGGTCTATATCCTGGCCACGGTTGCCACCGCGTTCGCGGTGACGCCCTGGTACTTCTTTCTGTGTCGGTTCTTCACCGGCTTGGGAATCGGCGGCGAATACGCGGCGATCAACTCAGCCATCGACGAGTTGATTCCGGCGCGCAACCGTGGCCAGGTCGACGTCACGATCAACGGCAGTTACTGGGTCGGCGCCGCGCTCGGTGGGTTCGTCTCGCTCTGGTTGCTGGACACAGCACTCTTTGCGCTGAACATCGGCTGGCGACTGTGCTTCGCGCTCGGAGCGTTGTTGGGGATGGGGATCCTGTACGTCCGTCGGGGAGTGCCGGAGAGCCCGCGCTGGTTGTTCATCCACGGCCGTGAGAAGGAGGCCGAACGTATCGTCGAGGCGATCGAAAACCAGGTGCGTACAGAGACGGGGCAGCAGTTATCCGAGCCGAACGGCGAGATCACGGTGCGCCAACGGTCAGCGATTCCGTTCCGGGAAATCGCGAAGATCGCGCTCCGCTACTATCCCAAGCGGACCGTGCTGGGGTTGGCGTTGTTCATTGGTCAGGCCTTCCTCTACAACGCAGTAACCTTCGACCTTGGCACCCTTCTCCACGGGTACTTCGGTGTGTCATCAGGGGCTGTGCCCTACTACGTCATCATCTTCGCGGCGAGCAACTTCCTGGGACCCTTGCTGCTCGGGCGACTGTTCGACACGGTCGGGCGCATTCCGATGATCTCTGGGACCTACCTTGGTTCGGCGGCTCTTACGGTGGTGCTCGCCGTGTTGATGCTCGGCCAAAGTCTGACCAGCGTGTCGTTCATGGTGGCGGTCGTCGCGATCTTCTTCCTGGCGTCAGCCGGCGCAAGTTCGGCGTACCTGACGGTCAGCGAGATCTTCCCGATGGAGACCCGGGCCCTGGCCATCGCCTTCTTTTACGCGGTGGGAACAGCTGTTGGCGGGATCGCCGGACCGCTGTTGTTCGGGAACCTCATCGGTAGCGGCCACCTGAATCTGGTGGCGATCGGGTTCTTCGTCGGAGCCGGAGTCATGGCGCTCGGCGGAATCGCCGAGCTCGCATTCGGGGTGCGGGCCGAGGGTGTGTCGTTGGAGAACATCGCCAAGCCGATCACGGTCGCCGATGCCGAACGAACTGCCCGGGGTGAACCGGCGCCGGCGGAGCCTGCACAGCAAACCTCGACCGGGTCCACCGAGAGCGTCCGTCAGGCGCGCGAACGGGATACGAGAATCCGCCGGCGGAGATCCCGCCAGCAGGCGCGAGATCGGCACGGCTTGCGGCGGCTCCGTCCTGGTCCGGGTGCTTCGTTGTACTCGCCCGGCATGCTCGGCACGGCCAGCCGTTGGGCTCCCACCGCGGAACAGGACCTCGACCGAGAGATCGAGATGATCATCGTCGAGCTCAGGCGGGGCGGGACGCTCCGCCGTGACGACCTGGCGGACCGAGTAGGAGCGCGCTACTGGGGGCCGGGGCGATTCGTCGCCGCGCTTCACGAGGCCGTCGACGAAGACCAGGTGCGAGAGCTGCCGCAGCACAGATACGGGCCGGCCAAGTCCGACCCAGCACCGGCACCACGGTGACCGAGCGCTGCGGCGGCCGGTCACCGGTGCGGGTCGTAGCCCTAGTGCATCGACGCGTAGGGCCCGCTCACGGTCGCGCCGGTCCCTTGGAGGATGGTCCAAGTTCGGGCGGCGAGGTGGAGGTTGAGCCGGGTGTTGACGTCGGTGAGGTCGTGGTTGCTGATCTCGCGTATGCGGCGGAGCCGGTAGCGCAGGGTGCTGCGGTGGATGTTCAGGGCGTGGGAGGTGCCGTCGTAGTTGCCGCCGCAGTCGAGGTAGATCGCCAGGGTGGTGACCAGTTCGGCGTGGTGTTCGGTGTCGTAGTCGAGGAGGTCGCCGAGCCAGTCGCGGGCGAAGTTAGTGGCTTCCCGGTAGGGGTCGCGGCTCGTGAGTAGCCGGTGAATGCCGAGTTCGTCGAAGGCCGTGGCGCCGTCGGGGGTGCGGGACCGGCGGCGGGTCGCCAGCGCCTGGTTCGCTTCCTGGAAGGAGCGGTCGAACGACTCGGGGTGCTCGGCCAGACCGCTGACCCCGATCGACACAGCAGCCGCCGTCAACTGCCCGGACACCGCCCGGTGCAGGCCCCCCCAGTGGTCGGCGGTCAGCCGGGCGTCGGGCTGGTGGGTGAGCAGCACCACCGCCCCGGAATGCCAGCCCACCATGGCGGACAGCCGCAGGCCGGCCGCGGCCCGTTCAACCGCCCGTATCCCGGCCCGGCGGTCGACCGCCGCCCCACCCTCCCAGCCGACCAGAACGACCCGGTGCGCGGGCCGCAGATCATGCCCCAGCGCTTCGGCCCGGGTGAAGATCCCCGGATCGGTGGTCCCGGTCATCAACTCCTCGATCAGGTCCCGCCGCATTCGCAGCTCGACCTCCGCCAACTCCCGTTGATGGATCAACTCCGTGGCCAGCAACGTCCCCGCATGCACCAACGCGAAGATCTCCTCGTCGCCGGCCACCCCCCGCGGATCGACCAACGCCAATGCCCCCATCAACCGCCCGCCCGGCTGCAACACCGTCAGCAACCGGCCCGCCGTACGCGCTGGCCCCGGCTCCCGTCGTGCCCGTTCCAACACCCGCACCCGATCCTCCGAACCACCCTCTTCCGCCCTCTCATTCGCCGTACCCGACCCGGACGATCGGGCCCGCACATTCCCGAACTGGTCGACCACGACCACCGCGAACCCGGTCAACTCACGCATCGCTTCCACAATCGCCTGTTCCCCCCCAACGGCCGCCGCGTCGGTCAGCGTGTCCTGGATGGTGGCGTGCCGTTGCAGGGTCGCGACCGACGCCTGCAGCTGGTAGGTCAGGGATCGGAGGCTCTCGGCCTGTTCCCGCTCCCGCCGTCGCAGGCGAGCCATCGTCATTGCGGCCGTCGCCTGCTGCGCCAGCGCTTTTAACAGGTAGAGGTCGGACTGGGTCGGCTCGGAGTCGGCGGCGAGGACGAGGTAGCCGTTGTTGCCATCCGCCCCGTGAAGGGCGAGCGCCCGGGTCCACCCGAAGCCGTCAAGCACCGGTACCGGCCCGTCTTCGCCACCGAGATCCTCCAGCCTGGCCACCAGGATGTGGTCGCCGTAGCGGCCGGCGATCTGCCGAAGTCCGGCGCCCTCGTCCCGGCGAAGTGCAGCGGCTACCCGGAACGGACCCAACGAAGGTGTCGCCGCGACGACGAGTTGCAGAATCGCCTCTTCGTCGCGACCGTCGAACATCAACGTCGTCAACGCAAATAGACTGAACCGGCTAGCCACATGGGCCGGAGAGTAGGAATGAGTGCTTTTCACGCTTTAGCTACCACCGATGAGCACGGAGTGACATGCTCGCGCGGCCGATGACAATCCATTTTGGGCGACTGCCATCTCGCTCGATAGGCAAGTAGCATGATCGGCTATTGGTCGTTGTCAGAAAATGGCTCATATGTCCTTCCCAAGGAAATTCCAGGCCGCAGTAAAGGCGTCCTTGCAAGAGCCGCTCAGGTGGACGGTGCGGCCGTTACGCGATGGCGCAACGACGTATACGCCAGTGTCGTCGGGAATAATCATGCGGTCGCTCCTCAAGCGGGCGAACCATTCTCCGCAGCCGGACAATTGCAGGCTGCACCCATCGCCAGGCGATGACAACCGCCTGAAGCGCGAATTCGAAGATCTTTCCGCGCCGGTCCGCGACCGCTCGGCAGAGCACTGCTGACGTCCCGGAGGGCCGGTACGAGAGTTGCTCCTGGATGGTGAGCCACCTGCGCGTAATTCGCACCGCCAGGACGAGGATCTGCCCCCGGGGTTTCGGCGATCATCTGCCAATCACCCACGAAGGGACAGTCGAGGTGTCGATACGTCGCGAACTGCAAGGACTCCCAGGGGCTGGGCCGTCGTGCTAACGGGTACGTCCGTGTGGATGAACCATGCGCGATGCAACGGAATGTCGAGCGAGATCTTCTATCCGGTCGGTGATGACGCCCAGGCGCTTGCCATAGCGGGCAAGGTGTGTGAGGAATGCCCTGTCCAGGTCGTCTGCGCCGCCCATGCGCTCACCCACGGAGAGCAGTACGGGTTCTGGGGCGGACTCAGTGAGAATGATCGCCGGGCGATCTGGTCGGCCATCCGAGGAGGGACTTCGGTCACGCCGTGGTCGATGCGCGGGCGTGCCCGGACGACGGTGGAGCGCACCTTCGGCGAGGCCGGTCTGCCGCTCCTCACGGCTCGCGACGCGTCCCTTCGCGTACAGGCGCTGCGCAGTCTCTACGTGGGAGCGCGGACGCGAGCGGCCGGCGGCCAGGTGATCGGAGGGGTGCGGGTTGGGTCGAAGCGTCAGCCTCGGCATCGCCGCAATACGAGCGGAGTTCCGGCGGCGTCGGGCAGAGGTTAGGTCGGTGCGTGAGGACGGGGTTGACCCGGATCGGTCCACGAGTACTCACCGGTCTTCGACGCTGAACGGTTCGCGGCGCGCTGTGGAAGCGCGGATCATCAGCCGGGCGGGCGGCATCTGCACGTCCGCAGCGTGATTCCCGTCGATGAGGTCGAGCAGCGTGCGGGCTGCGGCGCGACCCCAACCGAACGGATCGCTCCGCACGCTGGTCAGGGCGGGGCTGACATGTGCGGCCAGTTCGGTGTCGTCGAAGCCGGTGATCGACAGTTCCCCCGGCACATCGATGCCGTACTCGCGGGCCACGGTCAGCCCGGCGATGGCCATGACGTCGTTGGCGTACACGATGGCCGTCGGCGGATTGTCGCCGTCCAGGAGCACACGGGTGGCGTCTGCACCGCCGGCGGCCGAGAAGTCGGACACCACGCAGGTGCCGGGGGGCAGTGCGGCGGCTGTCAGCGCGGCCTCCCAGGCGGCGCGCCGGGTAACGGCGTGGAGGAAGTTGCTCGGACCCGCCACGTGAGCGATGTGTTCGTGTCCCAGTTCCAGGAGGTGCGTCATGATCGCGGTGGTTGCCGACCGGTCATCGACGAGGACAGCCGGGAACGGACTGGACACGTCGGGCCTGCCGAGTGTCACGACTGGTACGTGCGAGTCCCGGAGCAGGGCGATGCGGTTGTCAGCGATGCGCAGGTCGAGGAGGAACAATCCGTCCACCCGCCCGTCGGCGGCCAGCCGTCGATAGCTGTCCTCTTCTGCCCGTTGGCTCGGTGTGACCTGCAGGACGAGTGCCTGCCCGCGATCGGTGAGCACCCGTTCGACGCCGGCGATGAAGTTGATGAAGAACGGATCGGCGCGGAGCGTCTCGGGTGGCCGCGCGATGACCAACCCGACGGCGTACGCGCGGGAGGTCGACAGGGCACGAGCCCGGTGGCTCGGAGTCCAGCCCAGGTCTTCGGCGGCCTCCAGAATCCGGTTGCGGGTCTCCTCGGCCACTCCAGGGCGACCGTTGAGAGCGAACGACACAGCTCCCTTCGACACCCCGGCAACCCGCGCGACTTCGGAGATCGTCGGCCGGGTCCGCTCTACCACCGCCAACTCCCCGCACCGGGCCTCAGTTCGTGGCCACGATGGTGAAACCGCCCGCGATCACTGGCGCGTCGACGCTGCCCTGCCCGCCCTTCGTCGTCGTGACAAGCCGTCCCGTCGCGTCGTACGAATACGCGGTGACGGGGCCGCTGCCC
Coding sequences:
- a CDS encoding DUF1931 family protein, with protein sequence MGVAKFERFFRRAAGLDVHKNDLKRYNDFVNQKLYDLFVMARGTAKANDRDVIQPRDLPITKGLQDSMHRFRELDEEIELQPLLDQIAARPPLEIAVHEDTDARLPEVAGGVSFALARVFKIVYPKKKSPSSEDWETVFEVFDQLI
- a CDS encoding WhiB family transcriptional regulator; this translates as MNHARCNGMSSEIFYPVGDDAQALAIAGKVCEECPVQVVCAAHALTHGEQYGFWGGLSENDRRAIWSAIRGGTSVTPWSMRGRARTTVERTFGEAGLPLLTARDASLRVQALRSLYVGARTRAAGGQVIGGVRVGSKRQPRHRRNTSGVPAASGRG
- a CDS encoding helix-turn-helix domain-containing protein, which encodes MTTLMFDGRDEEAILQLVVAATPSLGPFRVAAALRRDEGAGLRQIAGRYGDHILVARLEDLGGEDGPVPVLDGFGWTRALALHGADGNNGYLVLAADSEPTQSDLYLLKALAQQATAAMTMARLRRREREQAESLRSLTYQLQASVATLQRHATIQDTLTDAAAVGGEQAIVEAMRELTGFAVVVVDQFGNVRARSSGSGTANERAEEGGSEDRVRVLERARREPGPARTAGRLLTVLQPGGRLMGALALVDPRGVAGDEEIFALVHAGTLLATELIHQRELAEVELRMRRDLIEELMTGTTDPGIFTRAEALGHDLRPAHRVVLVGWEGGAAVDRRAGIRAVERAAAGLRLSAMVGWHSGAVVLLTHQPDARLTADHWGGLHRAVSGQLTAAAVSIGVSGLAEHPESFDRSFQEANQALATRRRSRTPDGATAFDELGIHRLLTSRDPYREATNFARDWLGDLLDYDTEHHAELVTTLAIYLDCGGNYDGTSHALNIHRSTLRYRLRRIREISNHDLTDVNTRLNLHLAARTWTILQGTGATVSGPYASMH
- a CDS encoding NAD(P)/FAD-dependent oxidoreductase; protein product: YRRLGVPGLDRLEGTSVYYAATMQEAQLCRADPVAIVGGGNSAGQAALFLAGFTPRVYQIVRGDDLGENMSRYLVDQVERNPKITVLLHSKVEGVVGNDSLESLIVTDNDSGDRQTLDARALFVFIGARPHTSWLADVVALDEDGFIRTGADLGDLSDSPDWNDAGRRPMVLETSRPGVFAAGDVRRGSVKRVASAVGEGAMAIQLLVEYLDVSRTQNGHGPSHAPIERRQGV
- a CDS encoding LacI family DNA-binding transcriptional regulator; amino-acid sequence: MVERTRPTISEVARVAGVSKGAVSFALNGRPGVAEETRNRILEAAEDLGWTPSHRARALSTSRAYAVGLVIARPPETLRADPFFINFIAGVERVLTDRGQALVLQVTPSQRAEEDSYRRLAADGRVDGLFLLDLRIADNRIALLRDSHVPVVTLGRPDVSSPFPAVLVDDRSATTAIMTHLLELGHEHIAHVAGPSNFLHAVTRRAAWEAALTAAALPPGTCVVSDFSAAGGADATRVLLDGDNPPTAIVYANDVMAIAGLTVAREYGIDVPGELSITGFDDTELAAHVSPALTSVRSDPFGWGRAAARTLLDLIDGNHAADVQMPPARLMIRASTARREPFSVEDR